The nucleotide sequence CGCCCTGCGCGGGAAGGCGGAGGAGGTGGTCTACGACCTCTTCCTCTGGTCCGACGGGCGCTTCGACTTTGAGGACGAGCCGCCGGCGCCCGAAAATCCGGTCGTGAATCTGGACATGGACACCGCCATGGTCATCCACGAGGGCGTGCATCGGCGGGAGGAGTGGAAGAAGCTCCGGGAATGGTTCCCCACCTCGGACGTGACCTTCCAGGTCCAGCGGGCGGCCTACGGGATCGACGAGAGCCCCGAACGGCAGGTCCTGGGCCTGGCCGCCGCGGGCAAGACCGTGGCCGCGATCAGCCTGGAATTGCGGCGCTCCGAGTTCGACACCGCCCTCATTCTTCGTGGCCTCTGCGACCGCGGGGCCCTGGCCGTCGGCGCCGTGCGCGAGGACGCGGTCGAGACGGACCCCGTAGCCGCCATCGAGGCGCTGCTCCGCCAGGCGGAGCAGCGCGTGCAGGAGAGCCGTTTTTCCGCCGCCCTCGAGGCCTACGAGCAGGTGCTCACCCTCGACCGGCTGAACCAGAGGGCCAAGAAGGGCCTGATCAGCTTGGCCGAGGCCCGGGAGCAGGCCCGCATCCGCCGCCGCATCCCCCTCAACCGGGTGCCTTTCGTGAGCCAGGGGTCGCTGGCCCTGGGCCGGGAGAGGTTTGATGCCCAGGAGGGCTTCGTCCTCTCCCGCATCAACGGCCAGTGGGACGTGGGCTCGATCCTCAAGCTATGCCCGATGTCGGAGGAAGACGCCCTCCTCATCTTCGCCCGCCTCCTCGACCGAAAGGTGATCGAGCTGAGCTGATACGGCCGCTTCGGGCGGGAGTGCCGCTCATGCCAATCGCCGAGC is from Vicinamibacteria bacterium and encodes:
- a CDS encoding DUF4388 domain-containing protein, producing the protein MSFAGDLRTVDLPDLLTWINTRKKTGTLRLQRRATQKRLAFQNGRLQSSWSNDPRESLGQVLVRDQLLSEQALFEALVRQEKEGRLLGGILVSQGLLVESQLTRALRGKAEEVVYDLFLWSDGRFDFEDEPPAPENPVVNLDMDTAMVIHEGVHRREEWKKLREWFPTSDVTFQVQRAAYGIDESPERQVLGLAAAGKTVAAISLELRRSEFDTALILRGLCDRGALAVGAVREDAVETDPVAAIEALLRQAEQRVQESRFSAALEAYEQVLTLDRLNQRAKKGLISLAEAREQARIRRRIPLNRVPFVSQGSLALGRERFDAQEGFVLSRINGQWDVGSILKLCPMSEEDALLIFARLLDRKVIELS